The Arenibacter algicola region TTTATACCAATATAAGTATGTGGAATCCGAGTTTTACTAGATACTTTGAATATTCTGCATAGCATATGCATTCTTCTGAAATATAATTGTAAGGGGCTTGTAACAAGTAAATAATTTTAATTGTATAGGAGGCAATTATAATCTATCCTTTAATACATTGATTTGCTTGCTGTGTTTTTCAGGGTTTCTTCCCTTTAGTTTTTGTAAGTTCTGCAATTTCCATTGAACAGCAGGAAATTCTTTAAAATTGTATAGACTCCAATCAGGAGTAACATTTTCAAATTTCAATAGAAAATCTTTATCGGTAGCAGTCAAACTTTTATGGATGTTTTGAATTAGTAAATTCCGGGTGGCTTCAAAATCATCATATGTAAATGGTTCATTGCTCATTCCGTCGAATTGATTGGCTATCGCGGAACGCTGATCCAATAAGTTTGGGAACAACATTTCATATATAGGTCTCTTACTTGCTAAAAGGCAAAAAAGAAATCCTTTTTTTATTTCATCAGCAAACCCCTCATTTTCTAAAAGATATTTAACATCGAACAAATCCCTTGGGTGCTGACGGTCCAATGCAGCGCAAATTTTACCTCCATAGAGTTGCCCAATTGGTACCACATGAATGGAGCAATACGCATCAAACTCCGTTTGGGCTTTATCACACAATCCTATTTCTGTTGCCGGTGCTATTATGCCTCGCATCACTTGGCTTACCTCCAATTTTATTTGGGCTTGATTAGTGGCAATTAGGAGCTTGAGTTCCTTTTCTTTATGTGTTATTCGAGCATTTGGTATTATAGTTTCAATATTGGTTTTAATTCTCAAAAGTACTTCTGAAATATTAAATAAGGAAGTTTCCCTATCCTCCACAGGAATATAGGTTAAATCAATATCCACTGAAAGTCGAGGCATATCTCGAAGAAAGAGATTGATGGCAGTACCACCGTGAAGAGCAAAGTTATTTTCTTTAGCTACTTCGGGTAGTACGCTTAATAGTAATGAAACTTGGGATTTATAATTCTCCATTTGCTAGTTCAACTGGAACGGTTATTTTATATTTTGGGTCATAAACACCATTCTTTACGATACTGCGTTTTCCACTTCCCAAATTTATTTTATCTATGTTCAGATGTTTTACCCAGCTATGGTTGGCCTTTTCAGCTAGATACATAAATAGGCGGTTTACCTTGACAGAGGTACAGTTTTCCAATAAATTTTGGACAAGGTTGGGTCTTAGATTGTTTAACCCCTCCATTAGTTGGTAACACTCTACTAATTCCTGATTTTTTGGAACCAAAAACAGGCATTCCAACATAGCCCTTGCGGCACTGGACACTTTTATGGAGAATGTTTTGAGTTCTAGTTCAACAAGGCCTATATCAGCGGGTAGAAATGAAGAACTGTGATAATCCAATTTAACACCCCAGTCGTGTTTTATGCACCAGGTGGGCAGCTTTTCATGTTGTCCACCAAAAACGGTTACCTTATTTGGCGAAAGTTCCAAGTAATGGGATTTGCCTAGTAAGGATAAGGCCGTCTTACCCCCTGGATGAATATACAGGCCAGCTTGTTTTTGAAGGGCATAGATTGCCCCCTCGTAACCAACCTTGTCACCGGAACGTATCATGGCTCCCGTTCCTATAGAGGTAAACCAATCGCTATTTCGATAGCGTTTTTGTAGATCAAGGCTGTACCCTTGCTGTACCAGCCAAGAAGATAGGTACACTACACCTGAAGCATGTGTACTTAACAATTGGTTTATTTTTATTCTTTTATCGGTACTCACGGTACTAAATTAAGCTTTTTATTAAACTAATACACCAAATAGTTTAAAAATATTTCATTATAGGTACTTTTAGTAACGAAATTTAGTATTGAATAAACTTTTAAAATTTACTTGAACTGGTATTTTCGCAATTAAGATATTACCTTCCAATTTTATTGGTGTTATTTGATATAAAGAAAACACTTGTAAGCATTAACTTACTATAAAAATTAAACTTTATATTAGTAATCCTTTAGCAACTAAAAGAAAGGATTGTAATTCTTGAAAGTAAAATAATTAATTAAACTAATCACTGGTGGATATCAAATGACTGAACCTAAGCGGATTTCAAAGAGGAAATTTCTAAAAGAACTTAATGACTTTAAAAATTTAACCCAAAAAGAAAAGAGTGAAATTTTTCAGCTCGCGTGGGACTCGAGAAAATTTGAAATTGAGTTATACTGGAAACGAGCTGGCTATTTTTGGGCTTTTCAGGCATTGGCTATCGCCGGATACTTTACAATATCCTCTTCCAATGACTACCAAGAAAAAGTATATCATGAATTTTATAGCATCTGTTTAGGGTTAATAACTGCATTAGGTTGGTATTTAATAAATAAAGGCAGTAAATCATGGCAAAGACATTGGGAAAAAATAATAGATATTTTGGAAGATTATACTATAGGTAAACTCTATAAGACAGGTACAACCCCAACCACATTTTCCGTTTCAAAAATTAATGAACTTATTAGCTTATTTTTTACACTCTCGTGGTCTTTCTTATTTCTGAATCAACTTATAGAAAATCATTTAGCCAGTTGTTGGTCAAGCGATATGGATTTAAAGATTATAGTCCCTCTTACGATGGTCCTTCTGTTTGTATATTCAGCTTTTTGGGGCAAAGGAAGAGGTCGATTTGGAAAAAGGACAATTAAGTTTTATAGGAGAAAAATAAAGTTAAATTAAATGGAACATTTTTTTTACAAGGGAGAGGAAAACATTTTGCTAAAAGTTAGTGAATACCCGGAAAAGATAGGATTTGTTAGGAAGGAATTGTCTAAAATACTAGAAATAAGGAACTTATCTTTTTTGGTAGGTTCTGGCTGTTCCATTGGAAACAACGGTATCCCTACAATGCAAAAACTTGCGGATACTTTGTTTGTATCAAATGCAGAAAAAATAAAAGGTTTTTCAAAAATATTACAAGAACTATTATTCACAGATGAGCATAAAGCGATACTAAAGACACATAAAATAGATTATTTGAAAGAACCTTTTAGAAATAATCTTGAAACATTTCTTGGAACATTATATAATTTAAAATTTTATTTAGATCAGATTAAAAACGAAGCTGATTCCAAAGAGATTAATAAGGTCATTAAACAAACAAAAAATTTTATTTTATATCAATGCTTAAACGAAGAGAATAATGGTAAAGACTCTGCAGTCATTGATAACTATAAAAGCTTCTATCGTAAATTATCCCTTCGGGATAGTAATCTTCCAAAACCCAATGTAGTGACTACTAATTACGATTTATATTCGGAAAAGGCGATGGATCAATTGGGTATCTCATACACAAATGGATTTTCGGGATTTGTTGAACGTTATTTTAATCCATCTATTTTTAATTACGCACTAGCTGAGCAAATGGATATAAGTTCATTTAAGTGGAATATCATTGATAGTTTTGTTTACCTGTTCAAAATACATGGTTCGGTAAATTGGGTAGAAGTTGAGGAAACTTCTAAGTTGTTCAATGTTAAAGAGTTACAAAACATAACCTTCGACTACCTAAGTAGCCAGAAAAATGTAATGATTTATCCATCCCCTATCAAGCAAAATTCAAGTCTTGGTTCTCCATATTCAGACTTATTTAGAGAGTTCCAAAAAAGAATTGCGCAAAATCAAAGTGTTTTTATAACTATGGGATACAGTTTTAGTGATGAACATATCAACAATTTAATATACCAGGCACTGACCATACCTACTTTTAGACTAGTGGTATTTTGTAATACCCATTACCAAGCTGATGGGGATAATAAGGTGAGAATAAATATAGAAAAACTTAGAATGCTAAATGATCCTAGAATTTGGATTATTGGAAGTAATGATTCAGATAAAACACGTTCCGGTGAGAATTATCTTCATTATTTCAACACTATTGTTGATGATTTGTTACCGGATTGGAGTGAAAATAGAATTGAAACACAGAATACTAAAATAATTGAATTGATTAACAATTCAATTGAAATTAAATAGTAATACTTAATGTTAAGAGATGATAAACAAAGAGTAATAGGAAAGCTTATTACAATCAATTCTGAAAAATTCACCGTAGAGTTATTTAATCAATCTATCAACTTTACCATTAATGGATTTGATGATATTTATCAATATGCTCAGATAAATGGCTATGTTATCTTACCATATCAAGATTTTTATATAGTTGCTGAAATATATGGCGTTAGAGAAAAGGATGCTGATTTTAAATGGAAAGGAGAAAGGGAGCAAGTATTAAGTAAATCAAATTCAGTTAAATATATAGATATTTCTCCAATCGGTACCATTCAGGATAAGAGATTTAAGTATGGACTGTCTATTTTTCCTACTCTTTATTCAGATGTTTTGTACATTAAGAAGGAGGAGTTAGATTTAATTTTTGATGTGACCTACACTACAGAGCAAATTCCAGAAACAGATTTTACAAGACTAAAACTTTTAGAAGTTGGCAGTTCTACAATTTTTCCGGATTATAAAGTTAAGATTGACATAAATGGATTTTTTGGATCCCATTCTGCTGTTCTGGGAAATACAGGAAGTGGCAAATCCTGCACAATAGCTTCGATGATTCAAAATTTATTTCGAAAGGAAAGCTTTAGTGCGGTTGGAGCAACGTTTATTTTTTTTGATGTAAATGGAGAATATCATAAAGCATTCAGTCAAGTAGATAATATTGATATAGAGATTAAATACTTATCAATTAACGAAGTTAGGAATAAAACTAGTTTTAATTCTGTTTACGATGAGCTAAAAATTAACGATCGGATTATATATGAAGAATATAAATTACCTCATTGGTTTTTAAATATTGAAGAGTGGGCATTACTCCTTCAAGCAAGTGAAAAGACGCAACTACCAATACTTAGAAAAGCATTAGGGATAGCCTCTATAATATCTAATTTTGAAAACGGAGAAGAATATAATAAACAACTGAACTCAATTTTGGCAACTGCAATTGGTCAAGTATTGAGAGCAGATTTAGGAAGTCCTTCAAAACGAGATCGTATAGTTTCCATATTAAACAAATACAAAACAGATGATATAAATTTATCAAAGGCATTTAAATATTTTGATGAAGCTGGAAAGGAACACAGCCTAATTAAATATGATGACAGAAAACCACCCGTAGTCTGCACAATTGGCAATTGTTTAATGGTTCATTTTGGTGGACTAGTAGGAGCCGAGAACCTAATACAATATATAGAGAAAACTGATGACAGAGGATATCTTATTCTTGCTCCTCCTGAGGTGAAAATCCCTGAATTTTCTGATGACACCTATTTTTCCTTTGAATTGTTGGAAGATGCTTTGGATTTGGCAATCCTTCATGAAGAGGCTTATGGAAATAAGCAAATACGAGATTATTGTTCATCACTTATTACTAGATTTAAAAGTTTGAAAGCCAGAAGTGAATTTAAATTTTTAACTATTGCTGATAAGCAGGAAAACCAAAAAACGTATATAAACAATTTATTAGGATTAAGTACTAATGAAAATAAGAAAACACAAATTACAATTATTGACTTAAACTCTGTCGAAGATGAAATAGTTGAGGTTACTTCCTGTGTTTTATCAAGAATGATTTTTGATAAGCTAAAGAATTATAGTCCTAGAAATTCTTTTCCAGTTAATTTAATTTTAGAAGAAGCACATAGATATATATCAAATAATGAAATAACCTCTTTTGGTGATGCAAATCGAATTTTTGACAGGATAGCTAAAGAGGGTAGAAAGTATGGATTGTTTTTATTGATATCTTCACAACGGCCAAGTGAGCTATCCAAAACTGTATTATCTCAATGTAGTAATTTTGTTATTCATAGAATTCAGAACCCTGATGATTTATCTCAGATAAGACAAATGACGCCACATATCTCTAACAATATTCTAAGTCGATTACCATCTATTCCAAGACAACACGCGTTAGTATTTGGACAATCGGTTCAGATACCAACATTATTTAGAGTGTTGGATGCAAATCCCACACCTCATAGTTCTGACAATGATATTTCAAAAAATTGGTTTAAACCAAAACTTGTGGAATGAAATCAAGCAAATACAGTAATAACTCAATTGAGAATTTGAAAATCACCTATTATTTAGGGGCTGGAGCGAGCTATAATGCTGTGCCAATTTGGCAAGCTCAAAGCAAATCGATGATTCAAGTTGCAGACAATGTTGTTGGAGAGATAACTGATAAAGACTTAATTATTAAGGAAGATGGAAAACATCGGAATCTTTACAACGATAAAAAGCTTCTGAATATTTTCACAGGACTAAGAAAGTATGGTGAATTAGCAATGGAATATGGATCTATAGATATATATGCACGAAGGCTACATTTATTAGATAGAAAAGGTGAATTAAATGATTTAAAATTTTATTTGAGTATTTACTTTGATTTATGGGAAAATGAAATAGCACGTGGTAGGACTAAAAGTGGGCTAATTGAGAACAAGCAAGAGGTCTATACAAAAATTGATAAACGCTATTTCAGCTTATTATCGGTCTTATTAGAAAAGTGTGAAACTTTTCCAAAGTTGAACGAGAATGTATCGTTTATAAGTTGGAATTATGATTTGCAGCTCGAAAGGGCATTCGAGTCGTTTCTTTCGCAAAAAACTTCATCACTTGTTGAATTGAATGACTATTTCCATTTTATGGAAAGTAATCAAAGTTCATTCAATAATATTATTCATCTTAACGGATTTAGAGGAATGTTCAGATACCAAAAGAACTCTTATGAGACTGTTCAGGGAAAAAACTCAAAGAATCTTTATTCTTATTTAAATACTCTTATTGAGAATTATTCTGAGTTCAATAGAAGTATTATGGACTATCAAGACACAATTAAATATGCATGGGAAAAAGACTCAAAGAGCTTGGAAAATGCGAAAAAGAGAATGCATGAAACTAATATTCTTGTGATTATTGGATACTCTTTTCCTGCATTTAATAGAAAAATTGATCAAATTCTTATTGATGAGTTTGTTAAAGGAACCGATGTCAAAAGAGTTATTTACCAAGATCCAAATGCCAATGAGGATATTATAACTTCAATTTTTGGTGGTTCAGAAAATGTTAAATATGAAAAGTTAAACACAGAACAGTTTCATGTTCCACATGAATTTTTGTTTCCTAGAAGTACTAAGGAAATAATAATGTGAATGATGGAATTAATTGTGAGTAAGAAACGAAAAAGTGATTAGGAGGTTCGATTGACATAAATTGTATTAAATTTTTCATTAATTTTACGTTGTAAAAGACTCCAAAATAGGCTTTTAAATATGCCATTTTCAACCGAGTTAAGATATCGGTTAACCGTACTGAAAATTGAATGTAAGTAATTGATAATTAGCGTATTGAGATGTGGTTCTTAGGACTGTCATCCCGACCAAGCGGAAAAGTGATTTGCGAAAGTAGATCACTTTTTGATTTTCAGTGAGAGCCTATAATTTTGGTTCGAATCCGACCATTCTTTCAGAGCTCCAAGGTCCATTTAATATTTGGTATTGGGTTCTAAGTCAATATCTATCATATGCAACAGCTTAAAACCGGGTTGTTTTGTCCCTACACGGTCTAATGGTTCTAAATCGATGATTTCTTTTTCCTTAAATACCTTATATGGTGCTGGCTTTGTAAATCTGCCGCGATTGGAATCTTAGTATACATGCAGCTCCTTAAATCTTAAGCCGACGTACAATTGCTCATGAAAATTGGGATGGTATTCCTTGAATTTTGCCATTTGCTCTTCCGACAGCTTCGCAAAATATTGAGCATACATTTATTAAATATGGGCCCTGTTAATTTGGTAAACGCTACGTCATATGGCGTAGCAAAGTTATTTAGGTTACCCAAAACCATAATTTGATTTGTTTTAAGACTGTAAGTAAACCTTACAGCTCCATTTTCTAGTGCCGTTGTATTTTATTGAGCGGTCACCATGCCCACCAGAGCGACAGCAAATAGTGTAAAAAAAAAAGGGAGTAGAATTAATTCCACTCCCTTTTTCAATCTAACTTAAATTAATTCTCTAGCTTAATAACCTGGGTTTTGGGTAGTAAGTGCGTTGCCGCTTTCGTCTTTGCCTCCAGCATCGATTTGAGATTGAGGTATTGGCATATATTCATGCTTGCCTGCAACAAACGTAGCACCGGTTAAAAAGCCTCTGGCTATCTGTTCTTTTGCTAAATAGGTGTTTATAACATCTGCTGCTATACCCCACCTTACTAAATCAAAAAAGCGATGACCTTCGTGTGCCATTTCCAAACGACGTTCCGTTCTTAAGGCTATTGTAGCTTCTTCTTTTGAAGCAAAGGGATCATCATAGGTGTCGATCAAATAGTTGGCTGCATTTGCAGTGCCTTCGAGGTTTTGAATATAACTACCTGTTTTTGCACGCTCCCTTATCATATTTATATAAGTTCTTCCTTCTTCCAAATTCTCCAATTCTATTTCTGCTTCTGCTTTCCAAAGCAAAACATCGGCATATCTAATAATGCTATAGTTGGCAGCTGTTACATAAGGCCAAGATTGCAAATAAGCAGGATGATTTGCTGAGATTACTCTTTTCTTAGGTCCATATGGGCCATAAGTAGCTAGATCCCTGGCCCAACTTTCTTCATAGTTGATCTCTAAATCTTTGTAAGGAATCCCTGGTCTTCCAATGGTAACATCCAACCTTGGGTCAACATTATCACTTTCGGTAACATCATCATTTCCAATTATAGGCATTCCGTCAACATCTGTTTTATACGCATTTACCAAATTTTGGGAAGGACGTAAAAAGCCATATGCTGCATATCTTGGACCACCTGGAGGCATTAAACGATCACCTATAGACCCATTATAATTACTGGGTGAACCATCATTTATTGAATATTGAATGGCAAAAACAACTTCTTCACCATTGTCGTTTTCAGGAATAAATATTTCACTGAAATTAGGGGTTAAACTATAACCTCCTTTAGAAATAACTTCGTCTGCGGCATCACTGGCCAACTGCCATTCTCCCTGGTATAAATATGTTTTACTCAAGTATGCCCATGCAGCGTATTTGGTTGGTCTTCCTGGATCTGCCTGAGTTTCTGGTAATACGGCAATGGCTGC contains the following coding sequences:
- a CDS encoding nucleotidyl transferase AbiEii/AbiGii toxin family protein; its protein translation is MENYKSQVSLLLSVLPEVAKENNFALHGGTAINLFLRDMPRLSVDIDLTYIPVEDRETSLFNISEVLLRIKTNIETIIPNARITHKEKELKLLIATNQAQIKLEVSQVMRGIIAPATEIGLCDKAQTEFDAYCSIHVVPIGQLYGGKICAALDRQHPRDLFDVKYLLENEGFADEIKKGFLFCLLASKRPIYEMLFPNLLDQRSAIANQFDGMSNEPFTYDDFEATRNLLIQNIHKSLTATDKDFLLKFENVTPDWSLYNFKEFPAVQWKLQNLQKLKGRNPEKHSKQINVLKDRL
- a CDS encoding type IV toxin-antitoxin system AbiEi family antitoxin, which encodes MSTDKRIKINQLLSTHASGVVYLSSWLVQQGYSLDLQKRYRNSDWFTSIGTGAMIRSGDKVGYEGAIYALQKQAGLYIHPGGKTALSLLGKSHYLELSPNKVTVFGGQHEKLPTWCIKHDWGVKLDYHSSSFLPADIGLVELELKTFSIKVSSAARAMLECLFLVPKNQELVECYQLMEGLNNLRPNLVQNLLENCTSVKVNRLFMYLAEKANHSWVKHLNIDKINLGSGKRSIVKNGVYDPKYKITVPVELANGEL
- a CDS encoding RipA family octameric membrane protein; its protein translation is MTEPKRISKRKFLKELNDFKNLTQKEKSEIFQLAWDSRKFEIELYWKRAGYFWAFQALAIAGYFTISSSNDYQEKVYHEFYSICLGLITALGWYLINKGSKSWQRHWEKIIDILEDYTIGKLYKTGTTPTTFSVSKINELISLFFTLSWSFLFLNQLIENHLASCWSSDMDLKIIVPLTMVLLFVYSAFWGKGRGRFGKRTIKFYRRKIKLN
- a CDS encoding SIR2 family protein, which codes for MEHFFYKGEENILLKVSEYPEKIGFVRKELSKILEIRNLSFLVGSGCSIGNNGIPTMQKLADTLFVSNAEKIKGFSKILQELLFTDEHKAILKTHKIDYLKEPFRNNLETFLGTLYNLKFYLDQIKNEADSKEINKVIKQTKNFILYQCLNEENNGKDSAVIDNYKSFYRKLSLRDSNLPKPNVVTTNYDLYSEKAMDQLGISYTNGFSGFVERYFNPSIFNYALAEQMDISSFKWNIIDSFVYLFKIHGSVNWVEVEETSKLFNVKELQNITFDYLSSQKNVMIYPSPIKQNSSLGSPYSDLFREFQKRIAQNQSVFITMGYSFSDEHINNLIYQALTIPTFRLVVFCNTHYQADGDNKVRINIEKLRMLNDPRIWIIGSNDSDKTRSGENYLHYFNTIVDDLLPDWSENRIETQNTKIIELINNSIEIK
- a CDS encoding ATP-binding protein, which translates into the protein MLRDDKQRVIGKLITINSEKFTVELFNQSINFTINGFDDIYQYAQINGYVILPYQDFYIVAEIYGVREKDADFKWKGEREQVLSKSNSVKYIDISPIGTIQDKRFKYGLSIFPTLYSDVLYIKKEELDLIFDVTYTTEQIPETDFTRLKLLEVGSSTIFPDYKVKIDINGFFGSHSAVLGNTGSGKSCTIASMIQNLFRKESFSAVGATFIFFDVNGEYHKAFSQVDNIDIEIKYLSINEVRNKTSFNSVYDELKINDRIIYEEYKLPHWFLNIEEWALLLQASEKTQLPILRKALGIASIISNFENGEEYNKQLNSILATAIGQVLRADLGSPSKRDRIVSILNKYKTDDINLSKAFKYFDEAGKEHSLIKYDDRKPPVVCTIGNCLMVHFGGLVGAENLIQYIEKTDDRGYLILAPPEVKIPEFSDDTYFSFELLEDALDLAILHEEAYGNKQIRDYCSSLITRFKSLKARSEFKFLTIADKQENQKTYINNLLGLSTNENKKTQITIIDLNSVEDEIVEVTSCVLSRMIFDKLKNYSPRNSFPVNLILEEAHRYISNNEITSFGDANRIFDRIAKEGRKYGLFLLISSQRPSELSKTVLSQCSNFVIHRIQNPDDLSQIRQMTPHISNNILSRLPSIPRQHALVFGQSVQIPTLFRVLDANPTPHSSDNDISKNWFKPKLVE
- a CDS encoding RagB/SusD family nutrient uptake outer membrane protein, whose protein sequence is MKNIIILFALIGLLASCSDEFLEKEPFGELTDDQVELPENIESLVISAYSILNGQGNEASNAFNSPASNWSFGDVLSDDAYKGGGGTGDQNQIHRMEIYNIDGQIIDVVQKWSVLYEGVYRANTVLKALKNTTEFDEATKTQRVAEMRFLRGHFYFELKKLYNRISYTDEDGNYLSNTQITPEEIWTKIEDDFNAAIAVLPETQADPGRPTKYAAWAYLSKTYLYQGEWQLASDAADEVISKGGYSLTPNFSEIFIPENDNGEEVVFAIQYSINDGSPSNYNGSIGDRLMPPGGPRYAAYGFLRPSQNLVNAYKTDVDGMPIIGNDDVTESDNVDPRLDVTIGRPGIPYKDLEINYEESWARDLATYGPYGPKKRVISANHPAYLQSWPYVTAANYSIIRYADVLLWKAEAEIELENLEEGRTYINMIRERAKTGSYIQNLEGTANAANYLIDTYDDPFASKEEATIALRTERRLEMAHEGHRFFDLVRWGIAADVINTYLAKEQIARGFLTGATFVAGKHEYMPIPQSQIDAGGKDESGNALTTQNPGY